One genomic window of Channa argus isolate prfri chromosome 5, Channa argus male v1.0, whole genome shotgun sequence includes the following:
- the oser1 gene encoding oxidative stress-responsive serine-rich protein 1, which yields MEAGGKDCEEETLQTAFKKLRVDAESLPGAVSVSEVLAPRATSRAGPDTVGVKPKLSCPKDNWHGCTRKTSRGASRTQRRRRSKSPILHPPKFTYCSTAAASALSTSSGCLKHQRLAVPDPAAPLPAVSGRTTCTATHPSPKELFSSSTTSHISPLVFGSCTRYETPIGAVVSSTSLQEIPTVTTVASSRQNGGRSGGIQSNEENGPEKSACSGEESGAGAARSSGPAEAADFRALSELHSNGSIEGPHIPCTCAQRRSSGSQEENRSGAESQCQCQSYRQGWHGVEVYSFTGLRDVISECERSLPSHGDTPRTLSTSSNAATASSPSSLSSGSPRSCSEQARAYVDDITIEDLSGYMEYYLYIPKKMSHMAEMMYT from the exons ATGGAGGCAGGAGGGAAGGACTGCGAGGAGGAAACCCTGCAGACCGCATTTAAAAAGCTGAGGGTTGATGCTGAAAG TTTACCTGGAGCTGTAAGTGTTTCCGAGGTACTAGCTCCTAGAGCCACATCACGAGCTGGTCCCGACACAGTCGGCGTAAAGCCCAAACTCAGCTGCCCCAAGGACAACTGGCATGG aTGTACAAGGAAAACCTCCAGAGGAGCATCCAGAACCCAGCGGCGTCGGAGGTCCAAGTCCCCCATCCTCCATCCTCCAAAGTTCACCTACTGCAGCACCGCAGCAGCATCTGCACTGTCGACCTCTAGTGGCTGCCTGAAGCACCAGCGCCTTGCTGTGCCTGATCCTGCAGCGCCTCTTCCTGCAGTCAGTGGAAGAACCACCTGCACCGCAACTCACCCATCTCCGAAAGAGCTCTTTTCTTCATCCACTACTAGCCACATCTCTCCTCTGGTTTTTGGGTCCTGTACTAGGTATGAGACACCCATTGGAGCTGTGGTTTCCTCAACATCCTTACAAGAGATCCCCACTGTTACTACGGTTGCATCATCCAGGCAAAATGGGGGACGCTCTGGCGGCATCCAGTCAAATGAGGAGAATGGTCCAGAAAAAAGTGCCTGTAGTGGAGAAGAATCTGGAGCAGGTGCAGCACGAAGCTCTGGGCCTGCTGAAGCTGCCGACTTCCGAGCTCTGTCAGAGCTCCACAGCAATGGTTCCATAGAGGGCCCCCACATTCCCTGCACCTGTGCTCAAAGAAGGAGCTCAGGTTCCCAGGAGGAGAACAGGTCGGGGGCTGAATCCCAGTGCCAGTGCCAGTCCTATCGCCAAGGCTGGCACGGCGTGGAGGTGTACTCCTTCACGGGGCTCCGCGATGTCATCTCGGAGTGTGAGAGAAGTCTGCCCAGCCACGGTGACACCCCCAGAACTCTCAGTACCAGCAGTAATGCCGCCACAGCGTCGTCACCTTCATCGTTGTCATCTGGCTCTCCTCGCTCGTGTTCGGAACAGGCCCGAGCCTACGTCGACGACATCACGATAGAGGACCTTTCTGGCTACATGGAATATTATCTATACATCCCTAAGAAGATGTCACACATGGCTGAGATGATGTacacttga